The following proteins are co-located in the Candidatus Accumulibacter cognatus genome:
- the dnaA gene encoding chromosomal replication initiator protein DnaA, which yields MSSFWSSCLSQFEQELPSQQFNTWIRPLRLEGDDARGLRLLAPNGFILKWVKERYLARIEALASEYFATPVNITLSLGERTAANSSDSAMPAGKATPAVSTTAKKSSLPTDRDRSGYEKTRLIATFTFGNLVVGKANDLARAAAQQVAISPGEATYNPLFIYGGAGLGKTHLIHAIGNRIVELDPEKVVRYVHAEDYYSDVVRAYQQKSFDVFKRYYRSLDVLLLDDVHFFNGKNRTQEEFFYVFNALSESRKQIVISSDTYPKNISGLEDRLITRFDWGLTVQIEPPETEMRVAILKKKAEVEGVELDDEVAFYVAKHLRSNVRELEGALKKVLAYSAFHGQGITLDLAKEALKDVIGSVNRQITVDSIQKTVAEYFKMKVADLFSKKRTRVVVRPRQIAMWLAKNLTSQSYPSIGDAFGGRDHTTVLHAVRTIDELRAKDNELNHDVHVLLQVLKG from the coding sequence ATGAGTAGCTTCTGGTCTTCCTGTCTGAGCCAGTTCGAACAGGAACTTCCTTCTCAGCAATTCAATACCTGGATTCGCCCTCTTCGTCTAGAAGGTGATGATGCACGTGGCCTGCGTCTACTAGCGCCGAACGGTTTCATTCTGAAGTGGGTCAAGGAGCGCTATCTGGCACGCATCGAAGCACTGGCAAGTGAATACTTTGCCACGCCTGTCAACATCACACTGAGTCTGGGAGAACGTACGGCAGCAAACTCCAGTGACAGTGCAATGCCAGCAGGCAAGGCCACGCCGGCAGTCTCCACGACAGCCAAGAAATCCTCCTTGCCGACCGATAGGGATAGATCAGGCTATGAAAAAACTCGCTTGATTGCTACCTTTACCTTTGGCAACCTGGTCGTCGGCAAGGCCAACGACCTCGCACGGGCGGCTGCCCAGCAAGTTGCCATCAGCCCTGGGGAAGCCACTTATAACCCGCTGTTCATCTATGGCGGAGCAGGTCTGGGCAAGACACATCTCATTCATGCGATTGGTAACCGGATTGTCGAGCTTGATCCGGAAAAGGTGGTGCGTTATGTCCATGCCGAAGATTACTATTCGGACGTTGTTCGTGCCTACCAGCAGAAGTCTTTCGACGTCTTCAAACGCTACTATCGTTCATTGGACGTTCTACTCCTCGACGATGTGCATTTCTTCAATGGCAAGAACCGAACCCAGGAAGAATTTTTTTATGTTTTTAATGCCTTGAGTGAATCCAGGAAGCAGATTGTGATCAGTTCGGATACCTATCCGAAGAATATATCGGGTCTTGAGGATCGACTGATTACCCGCTTTGACTGGGGGCTAACGGTCCAGATAGAGCCTCCGGAAACGGAAATGCGGGTAGCAATCCTGAAGAAGAAGGCAGAAGTGGAAGGTGTGGAGCTGGACGACGAGGTGGCTTTCTATGTCGCCAAACACTTGCGCTCCAACGTTCGGGAACTGGAAGGTGCGCTCAAGAAGGTGCTCGCTTACTCCGCGTTCCACGGGCAGGGGATTACTCTGGATCTGGCCAAGGAGGCCCTAAAGGATGTGATTGGTTCGGTCAATCGACAGATCACCGTCGACAGCATCCAGAAGACCGTAGCAGAGTATTTCAAGATGAAAGTGGCCGACCTCTTCTCGAAGAAGAGAACGCGGGTAGTCGTTCGACCACGCCAGATCGCCATGTGGCTGGCCAAGAACCTGACGTCGCAGAGCTATCCGTCAATCGGTGATGCTTTCGGTGGTCGTGATCACACGACCGTTCTGCATGCCGTACGCACCATCGATGAGCTGCGCGCCAAGGACAACGAGCTCAACCATGATGTGCACGTTCTCCTGCAGGTGCTGAAAGGCTGA
- the rpmH gene encoding 50S ribosomal protein L34, protein MKRTYQPSVVRRKRTHGFLVRMSTRGGRAVIKARRSKGRHRLAV, encoded by the coding sequence ATGAAACGTACCTATCAACCGTCAGTTGTTCGCCGTAAGCGTACACACGGCTTCCTCGTTCGAATGTCCACCCGTGGTGGTCGTGCTGTCATCAAGGCACGTCGCTCCAAAGGTCGCCACCGCTTGGCAGTTTGA
- the gyrB gene encoding DNA topoisomerase (ATP-hydrolyzing) subunit B: MIQENEQFAYDESSIQQLEGLEAVRKRPGMYIGDTSDGTGLHHMVFEVVDNAIDEALAGHCDDIVITIHADNSISVSDNGRGIPTGIKFDDKHEPKRSAAEIVMCVLHAGGKFNQNSYKVSGGLHGVGVSCVNALSRWLRLTIWRDHWKHFVEFNRGTVVDRLIEVQKGVEVSPLRVLGNTEKRGTELHFMADEEIFGQVEFHYEIIAKRLRELSFLNNGVKIRLHDQRTGKEENFAFLGGVKGFVEYINRTKSVLHPNIFHASGDSISINGLISVEVAMQWNDSYAEQVLCFTNNIPQADGGAHLTGLRAAMTRVINRYIEEHEIAKKAKVDISGDDMREGLACVLSVKMPDPKFASQTKMKLVSSEARPAVEEVVTARLAEFLQERPADAKVITGKIVEAARARDAARRAREMTRRKGLLDGVGLPGKLADCQEKDPALCELYLVEGDSAGGSAKQGRDRKFQAILPLKGKILNVEKARFDKLISSQEIVTLITALGTGIGKDEYKPEKLRYHRLIIMTDADVDGAHIRTLLLTFFYRQMRELVEGGHVYIAQPPLYKIKHGKTERYIKDDQALKQFLLTLALEGSVLTPQAGAPEISGAALEILAREYLLAEAVINRLSHLINPEVLHAMIDSNLKIELADERSATASAKALMEAVDNRLGINIVARYDTARERWQLRLEKILHGNLKLGVIDEDLLVSGDYAQLRKTAEILDGLFAAGGFVARGEKKKMVSSFAETMQWLLSEVERSVTKQRYKGLGEMNPAQLWETTMDPKVRRLLKVQIEDAIGADEIFSTLMGELVEPRRSFIETNALAARNIDV, encoded by the coding sequence ATGATTCAAGAGAACGAGCAGTTTGCCTACGATGAGTCGAGCATTCAGCAGCTCGAAGGTCTGGAGGCAGTTCGCAAGCGTCCCGGGATGTATATCGGTGATACTTCCGATGGGACCGGTTTGCACCACATGGTGTTTGAAGTCGTCGACAACGCCATCGACGAAGCACTGGCAGGTCATTGTGACGACATCGTGATCACCATTCACGCCGATAATTCGATTTCGGTCAGCGACAACGGTCGCGGTATTCCAACCGGCATCAAGTTCGATGACAAGCATGAACCGAAACGGTCTGCAGCCGAAATCGTGATGTGTGTGCTGCATGCTGGCGGCAAGTTCAACCAGAATTCATACAAGGTATCCGGTGGTTTGCATGGGGTGGGCGTTTCCTGTGTCAATGCGCTTTCGCGATGGCTTCGTCTGACCATTTGGCGTGATCACTGGAAGCACTTCGTGGAGTTCAACCGAGGAACTGTCGTCGATCGATTGATCGAAGTCCAGAAGGGGGTCGAGGTATCGCCACTCAGGGTGCTCGGAAATACCGAAAAGCGCGGCACTGAACTGCACTTCATGGCGGATGAGGAGATTTTCGGCCAGGTCGAGTTTCATTACGAAATCATTGCCAAACGCCTGCGCGAGCTTTCGTTTCTGAATAATGGCGTGAAGATTCGTCTGCACGACCAGCGCACCGGCAAGGAAGAGAATTTTGCATTTCTGGGCGGTGTCAAAGGTTTCGTGGAGTACATCAATCGGACGAAATCGGTCCTGCATCCGAACATTTTTCATGCCAGTGGCGATTCGATCAGTATCAATGGCCTGATCAGCGTCGAAGTCGCGATGCAGTGGAACGACAGCTACGCGGAGCAAGTCCTTTGCTTTACCAACAATATTCCACAGGCCGATGGCGGCGCCCATTTGACCGGTTTGCGCGCTGCCATGACGCGGGTCATCAACCGTTACATTGAAGAGCACGAAATCGCCAAGAAGGCGAAGGTCGACATCAGCGGTGATGACATGCGCGAGGGGCTGGCCTGTGTCCTGTCGGTGAAAATGCCTGACCCGAAGTTTGCTTCGCAGACGAAAATGAAGCTCGTTTCCTCGGAAGCGCGCCCAGCGGTTGAAGAGGTCGTCACCGCGAGACTCGCCGAGTTTCTGCAGGAGAGGCCGGCCGATGCCAAAGTCATTACCGGCAAGATTGTGGAAGCGGCACGCGCCCGTGATGCTGCTCGCAGGGCCAGGGAAATGACACGTCGCAAGGGTTTGCTCGATGGCGTCGGTTTGCCGGGCAAGCTCGCGGATTGCCAGGAGAAAGACCCGGCGCTTTGCGAGCTTTACCTGGTCGAGGGCGATTCCGCCGGAGGCTCAGCAAAACAGGGCCGGGACCGAAAGTTCCAGGCGATTCTACCGCTCAAGGGAAAAATCCTGAATGTCGAAAAGGCACGTTTCGACAAACTGATTTCCTCCCAGGAAATTGTGACCCTGATTACGGCCCTTGGAACGGGTATCGGCAAGGATGAATACAAACCCGAGAAGTTGCGTTACCACCGCCTGATTATCATGACCGACGCCGATGTGGACGGCGCGCACATTCGTACGCTGTTGCTGACGTTCTTTTATCGGCAGATGCGTGAACTGGTCGAGGGCGGCCACGTCTATATCGCGCAGCCGCCGCTGTACAAGATCAAGCACGGCAAGACCGAGCGTTACATCAAGGACGATCAGGCCCTGAAACAGTTTCTTCTGACCCTAGCCCTCGAAGGTTCGGTATTGACGCCGCAGGCAGGTGCTCCGGAAATTTCCGGGGCGGCGCTGGAAATACTGGCGAGAGAGTATCTGTTGGCCGAAGCGGTCATCAACCGCCTCTCGCATCTGATCAACCCGGAAGTGCTGCATGCGATGATCGACAGCAATCTCAAGATCGAACTGGCGGATGAACGATCTGCCACCGCCAGTGCCAAGGCCCTGATGGAAGCGGTCGACAACAGGTTGGGGATCAACATCGTGGCGCGTTACGATACAGCTCGCGAACGTTGGCAGTTACGTCTCGAGAAAATCCTGCATGGCAATCTCAAGCTCGGCGTGATTGACGAAGATTTGCTGGTCAGTGGTGACTATGCTCAACTTCGCAAAACCGCCGAGATACTCGACGGCCTTTTTGCTGCAGGTGGTTTTGTGGCTCGCGGTGAAAAGAAGAAAATGGTCAGCAGTTTTGCTGAAACGATGCAGTGGTTGCTCAGTGAGGTCGAGCGTAGCGTGACCAAGCAGCGTTACAAGGGGCTTGGTGAGATGAATCCTGCGCAGCTCTGGGAAACGACCATGGATCCGAAAGTACGCCGACTACTCAAGGTTCAGATCGAAGATGCGATCGGCGCCGATGAGATCTTCAGTACGCTGATGGGCGAACTGGTGGAGCCGCGCCGCAGCTTCATTGAAACGAACGCGTTGGCCGCACGTAACATCGACGTTTGA
- a CDS encoding DNA polymerase III subunit beta, whose translation MLFTKTRRDILLGPLQAVSGIVERRHTLPILSNVLLEKRGGVLTLLATDIEIQITTFTSDSSGDGDGAVTVAARKLQEILRSLPESAEVSLILEDRRMQVRAGKSRFNLQTLPAEDFPCMAIAEGEIKNVVVSQKQFRHLLSQTQYSMATQDVRYYLNGLLLLVEARELRAVATDGHRLAYASMPLEDTGDTPSGKADARHELILPRKTVIELSRLLTDSDEPVSIEILSNQIRFQFGPVNLVSKLIDGKFPDYQRVIPSTLRNVVTVNRTTLLQSMIRAAILTNEKFRGVRLILSEGGLKIMAANAEQEEAQEEIEVSYSGEPLDVGFNVSYLLDVLNNTSDETIEWGFNDANSSALLTIPGNDQFKYVVMPMRI comes from the coding sequence ATGCTCTTTACTAAAACACGGCGAGACATCCTGCTGGGACCCCTGCAGGCAGTTTCAGGAATTGTGGAAAGGCGTCATACCCTGCCGATTCTTTCAAACGTCCTGCTCGAAAAAAGGGGAGGGGTGCTGACACTTCTGGCGACGGACATCGAGATCCAGATCACCACGTTCACTTCCGATTCCAGCGGCGATGGCGATGGCGCGGTCACCGTTGCTGCGAGAAAGCTGCAGGAGATTCTGCGATCCTTGCCGGAAAGCGCGGAAGTCAGCCTTATTCTCGAGGACCGGCGAATGCAGGTCAGGGCAGGCAAGAGTCGCTTCAACCTGCAGACGCTGCCTGCGGAAGACTTTCCCTGCATGGCGATTGCGGAAGGGGAGATCAAGAATGTTGTCGTGAGTCAGAAGCAGTTCCGTCATTTGCTGTCGCAGACCCAGTATTCGATGGCTACTCAGGACGTGCGCTATTATCTGAACGGACTTCTGCTGCTCGTTGAAGCCCGTGAATTACGGGCGGTGGCGACCGATGGTCATCGACTTGCCTACGCGAGCATGCCTCTCGAAGATACGGGGGATACCCCCTCCGGTAAGGCTGATGCGCGGCATGAACTGATCCTGCCGCGCAAGACGGTGATTGAACTCAGTCGTCTGCTGACCGACTCCGATGAGCCCGTCTCGATCGAAATACTGTCGAATCAGATACGTTTCCAGTTTGGTCCGGTCAATCTGGTCTCCAAGCTGATCGATGGCAAATTCCCGGATTATCAGCGGGTCATCCCGTCGACCCTGCGCAACGTGGTGACGGTGAATCGCACGACGCTGTTGCAGTCGATGATCAGGGCTGCCATTCTGACCAACGAAAAATTTCGCGGTGTTCGGCTCATCCTGTCGGAGGGTGGTTTGAAAATCATGGCAGCCAATGCCGAGCAGGAAGAGGCGCAGGAAGAGATTGAGGTCAGCTACAGTGGCGAGCCGCTCGATGTCGGTTTCAACGTTTCCTATCTTCTTGATGTCTTGAACAATACCTCTGACGAAACCATCGAATGGGGATTCAACGACGCCAACTCAAGTGCCTTGTTGACCATCCCCGGCAACGATCAATTTAAGTACGTTGTCATGCCTATGCGGATCTGA
- the aroE gene encoding shikimate dehydrogenase codes for MTDRYAVIGNPISQTKSPLIHTAFARQCGQDMSYAAISAPIGGFSQAVADFCREGGKGLNVTIPFKVDAVMIADHLTERAQLAQAVNTLRFDESGVLGDNTDGIGLVHDIQVRLGISLRHKRILLIGAGGVARGVLLPLLEEGPARLLVVNRTPDKAEALIARFADRGHLAAGGFADIADQQFDVLINATSASFGGECLPLPADCFAPDSLAYDMAYGRGNTPFMTQALASGAGFVTDGLGMLVAQAAESFFLWRGVRPDVLPVIEMLIAAQRR; via the coding sequence ATGACTGACCGCTATGCAGTGATCGGAAACCCGATCAGCCAAACCAAGTCACCCCTCATACATACTGCCTTTGCCCGGCAATGCGGCCAGGACATGAGCTACGCGGCCATTTCTGCACCCATCGGTGGTTTTTCGCAAGCCGTGGCCGATTTCTGCAGGGAGGGCGGCAAAGGGTTGAACGTCACCATTCCCTTCAAGGTCGACGCGGTGATGATCGCCGATCACCTGACCGAGCGGGCACAGTTGGCGCAGGCCGTCAATACGCTCAGGTTTGACGAAAGCGGTGTGCTTGGTGATAACACCGATGGCATCGGCCTGGTACACGACATTCAGGTCCGCCTGGGAATTTCGCTACGTCACAAACGGATTCTCCTGATAGGTGCCGGCGGGGTTGCGCGCGGCGTCTTGCTCCCCCTGCTCGAAGAAGGCCCTGCCCGACTGCTGGTGGTCAACCGCACGCCTGACAAGGCGGAAGCGCTGATCGCCAGGTTTGCCGATCGAGGTCATCTTGCCGCCGGCGGCTTTGCGGACATTGCCGATCAGCAGTTCGATGTGCTCATCAACGCCACCTCGGCAAGTTTCGGTGGCGAGTGCTTGCCACTCCCCGCCGACTGTTTTGCGCCGGATTCGCTGGCTTATGACATGGCATACGGTCGGGGAAATACCCCCTTCATGACGCAGGCGCTGGCCAGCGGCGCCGGATTCGTCACCGACGGCCTGGGCATGCTGGTTGCACAAGCCGCTGAATCGTTTTTTCTGTGGCGCGGCGTCCGACCGGATGTACTGCCCGTGATCGAAATGCTCATCGCCGCACAGCGGCGATGA
- a CDS encoding toluene tolerance protein, with translation MTLKTIEQHDYLAMRAGALVIEADGFGEKVLRLADGTMLKLFRRKRWFSSAAWYPYAQRFADNAVALRKRDVPVPEIIDVLRIPSIARDAVHYHPLPGKTLRELRCEGLDPDTEQELKSAFTRFVIRLHESGVYFRSLHLGNVVCLPDRRLGLIDIADARISGSRLGKHKRARNLRCLQRTAGESEWVDFHKVLNAR, from the coding sequence ATGACCTTGAAAACAATCGAGCAGCACGACTATCTTGCAATGCGTGCCGGGGCATTGGTCATCGAAGCGGATGGATTTGGCGAAAAGGTTCTGCGACTGGCCGACGGTACGATGCTCAAGCTCTTTCGGCGAAAGCGCTGGTTCTCTTCCGCAGCCTGGTATCCCTATGCCCAGCGTTTCGCTGACAACGCGGTCGCGCTGCGTAAACGTGACGTACCGGTCCCGGAGATCATCGATGTCTTGCGAATCCCTTCGATTGCGCGCGACGCCGTACACTACCATCCACTGCCCGGGAAGACTTTGCGCGAGCTGCGCTGCGAAGGCCTGGATCCGGATACCGAACAGGAGCTGAAGAGCGCATTCACCCGTTTCGTGATTCGCTTGCATGAAAGTGGAGTGTATTTTCGTTCGCTGCACCTGGGTAACGTAGTCTGCCTGCCCGATCGGCGCCTGGGCCTGATCGACATTGCGGATGCGCGGATCAGCGGCAGTCGCCTAGGGAAGCACAAGCGCGCGCGCAATCTTCGATGCCTGCAGCGCACTGCTGGCGAAAGCGAGTGGGTGGATTTCCACAAGGTGCTCAATGCCCGATGA
- the pyrF gene encoding orotidine-5'-phosphate decarboxylase gives MNFIRALNSVWRENNTLLCIGLDPDPARFPAHLQHRPDAIFEFCRAIVDATADLVCCFKPQIAYFAARRAEDQLEALIEHIHIRHPATPVILDAKRGDIGSTAEQYAIEAFERFQADAVTINPYMGRDSIEPYLAYRDKGIILLCRTSNPGGSDLQFLDVGGEKLYERVARLVSKEWDVNGQCALVVGATFPSEIARVRTLIGDMPLLVPGIGAQGGDIETTVRAGCTASGLGLIINSSRAILYAGKGEDYANTARGVAEATRNAINFHR, from the coding sequence ATGAACTTTATCAGAGCCCTCAACTCGGTATGGCGCGAAAACAATACCCTGCTGTGCATCGGTCTCGATCCCGATCCGGCAAGATTCCCCGCCCATTTGCAACACAGACCGGACGCCATTTTCGAGTTTTGTCGCGCGATCGTCGACGCTACTGCAGACCTGGTCTGCTGCTTCAAACCGCAGATCGCTTACTTCGCCGCTCGCCGCGCCGAAGATCAACTCGAAGCACTGATCGAGCACATTCATATCCGGCATCCGGCGACGCCCGTGATCCTCGACGCCAAACGGGGTGACATCGGCAGCACCGCCGAACAATATGCCATCGAAGCTTTCGAGCGCTTCCAGGCCGATGCCGTCACCATCAATCCATACATGGGGCGGGATTCGATCGAACCTTACCTGGCGTATCGCGACAAGGGCATCATTCTGCTGTGTCGCACGTCGAATCCTGGGGGTAGTGATCTCCAGTTCCTCGATGTCGGCGGTGAAAAACTCTATGAAAGGGTGGCCCGCCTGGTCAGCAAGGAATGGGACGTAAATGGTCAATGCGCGCTCGTGGTCGGCGCGACCTTTCCCAGCGAAATCGCGCGCGTGCGAACGCTGATCGGAGACATGCCGTTGCTCGTTCCTGGCATCGGCGCACAAGGTGGCGATATCGAAACCACGGTACGTGCCGGCTGCACCGCCAGCGGCCTCGGCCTGATCATCAATTCCTCGCGTGCCATCCTCTACGCCGGAAAGGGTGAAGACTACGCCAATACCGCCCGTGGCGTCGCCGAGGCGACCCGTAACGCCATCAATTTCCACCGCTGA